From the Carya illinoinensis cultivar Pawnee chromosome 4, C.illinoinensisPawnee_v1, whole genome shotgun sequence genome, one window contains:
- the LOC122307487 gene encoding ADP,ATP carrier protein 3, mitochondrial-like, which yields MADGLQHPSIFQKIHGKSYLVSRFSPNMHSRTYGACDVYANGGMQSSLQLVCQGTGLAHFSTMSPVFVPAPKEEGAKGFLIDFLMGGVSAAVSKTAAAPIERVKLLIQNQDEMIKTGRLREPYKGIMDCFGRTVREEGVLSLWRGNTANVIRYFPTQALNFAFKDYFKKLFNFKKDKDGYWKWFAGNLASGGAAGASSLLFVYSLDYARTRLANDAKSVKKGGGERQFNGLIDVYKKTLASDGLAGLYRGFTISCVGIIVYRGLYFGLYDSLKPVVLVGGLQDNFLASFLLGWGITINAGLASYPIDTVRRRMMMTSGEAVKYKSSLDAFRQIVKNEGAKSLFKGAGANILRAVAGAGVLAGYDKLQLIVFGKKYGSGGGG from the exons ATGGCAGATGGATTGCAGCATCCATCGATTTTTCAAAAGATACATGGGAAGTCTTACCTCGTTTCTAGGTTCTCCCCCAACATGCACTCTCGGACTTATGGTGCTTGTGATGTGTATGCCAATGGGGGTATGCAGAGTTCGCTGCAGCTGGTTTGCCAGGGCACTGGCTTGGCACATTTCTCAACCATGTCTCCCGTGTTTGTACCAGCCCCTAAAGAGGAAGGTGCAAAAGGTTTTCTTATAGATTTTCTCATGGGAGGAGTTTCTGCCGCTGTTTCCAAAACAGCAGCTGCTCCTATTGAACGTGTTAAACTTCTAATTCAGAATCAGGATGAGATGATCAAGACTGGTCGATTAAGAGAACCGTATAAGGGAATTATGGACTGCTTTGGCCGAACTGTTAGGGAAGAAGGTGTCCTTTCACTTTGGAGAGGAAACACTGCTAATGTTATCAGATACTTCCCCACTCAg GCCTTGAACTTTGCTTTCAAGGACTACTTCAAGAAACTCTTCAACTTCAAGAAAGACAAAGATGGATACTGGAAGTGGTTTGCTGGTAACTTGGCATCAGGAGGTGCTGCTGGTGCTTCCTCTCTTTTATTCGTCTATTCCCTGGACTATGCCCGAACACGTCTGGCTAATGATGCAAAGTCTGTGAAGAAGGGTGGCGGTGAGAGGCAGTTTAATGGTTTGATTGATGTTTACAAGAAAACCCTTGCATCTGATGGCCTTGCTGGGCTTTATCGTGGATTTACAATCTCATGCGTTGGAATTATAGTTTACCGTGGGCTTTATTTTGGACTCTATGACTCTTTGAAACCCGTGGTTCTTGTTGGTGGATTACAG GATAATTTCCTTGCTAGTTTCTTGTTGGGATGGGGAATCACCATAAATGCTGGATTGGCTTCTTACCCTATCGATACCGTACGTAGAAGGATGATGATGACCTCTGGAGAAGCTGTCAAGTATAAGAGCTCTTTGGATGCATTTAGGCAAATAGTCAAGAATGAGGGTGCTAAATCACTCTTCAAGGGTGCTGGTGCAAACATTTTGCGTGCTGTTGCAGGTGCTGGTGTTCTTGCTGGTTATGACAAGTTGCAGCTCATTGTATTTGGCAAGAAATATGGATCTGGTGGTGGTGGTTAA
- the LOC122306335 gene encoding uncharacterized protein LOC122306335, whose translation MGFDDKWINLTTLYVKTVSFSILVNGELKGPVFPTQGLRQGDLISPYLFPSCTEGLIALLTTLQTSLNIQYLLEIYEQASGQKVSQEKTSMVFSKNVPHSQEEEIMDFWGIQHYHQYEKHLRLPPMVGKRKKKTFSDLKHKVWTELKGWKAKLLSQGDKEVLIKAMALSIPTYTMSCFKLPSTLCYELENLMAKFWWDQKKDENKMQWSNAAVGQENVFVASLIDANTKWWNVDKEGKVFLTPRQEMEEAFLFAFAFDLKNN comes from the exons ATGGGTTTTGATGATAAATGGATCAATCTGACCACATTGTATGTGAAGACTGTGTCTTTCTCAATTTTGGTGAATGGAGAGCTTAAAGGACCTGTTTTCCCCACTCAAGGCTTGAGGCAAGGGGATCTCATTTCCCCTTATTTGTTCCCGTCATGCACGGAAGGTCTAATTGCACTACT GACAACTTTGCAGACGAGTTTAAACATTCAATACTTGCTAGAAATTTATGAGCAAGCCTCTGGTCAGAAGGTGAGTCAAGAGAAGACTTCTATGGTGTTTAGCAAAAATGTTCCCCATAGTCAGGAAGAGGAGATCATGGATTTTTGGGGGATCCAGCACTACCATCAATATGAGAAACACTTGAGACTCCCTCCTATGGttggcaaaagaaagaaaaagactttTTCTGATCTGAAGCATAAAGTGTGGACTGAGCTCAAGGGGTGGAAAGCGAAGCTACTATCTCAAGGAGATAAGGAAGTACTGATCAAGGCAATGGCTTTATCAATCCCCACTTATACAATGAGTTGCTTTAAACTCCCTAGTACTCTATGTTATGAGCTAGAAAATCTTATGGCTAAATTTTGGTGGGATCAGAAGAAGGATGAAAATAAGATGCAATGG TCCAATGCAGCTGTTGGTCAAGAAAACGTGTTTGTGGCAAGTCTTATTGATGCTAATACTAAGTGGTGGAATGTGGACAAG GAAGGCAAGGTTTTTCTGACTCCCAGACAAGAGATGGAAGAAGCCTTCCTTTTTGCCTTTgcttttgatttgaaaaataactGA